A single Anopheles funestus chromosome 2RL, idAnoFuneDA-416_04, whole genome shotgun sequence DNA region contains:
- the LOC125761836 gene encoding uncharacterized protein LOC125761836, producing the protein MGPETRSQKRAEVDKMATKQQELEKAIRLRSHVKSKLLRLQNTLLQAKDITHPQLQVFEQNATSIYDDYCKFHTSIIGLITDDAMEEHEKEYTDFEELNNTALTKICELKLSMETEEEKITSPPQVIFQQKPLKIPIPTFDGTYTAWPKFKAIFQDLMANSGDSEAVKLYHLDKALTGEAAGILDAKVINEGNYEHAWQILTERYENKRIIIDTHIRGLFSLKKMTSETHHELRTLVQEASRHVESLKYLGQELLGISDLMIVHLLVAALDKSTRKAWEGTQNKRELPNYHQTIEFLKSRCRILENCETAFPVTTNSNLKPQQTSQVKNIPQKSHAASSIIPQSCEFCGGSHRNHQCTELNTLTSTQKMERIRAAGVCFNCLQKGHRVRECPSTMNCRKCQRRHRTIIHEEGALQRTTSFNLTQPAETADRLPFVPATSTQKTNRVTNPVSSTCSSNLVQSCKTVLLQTALVQVFDYKNQPHLCRVLLDSGSQVNFVSEELSNRLGVRTTPANVPISGINALRTLAREKQTNHASIEAVEEMMQQFWKIEEVPDVPKLAKEEMACEEHFLSTYNRDETGRFVVRLPFKDTLQQLNSCRALAQKRFLMLERRLARHPDLQNQYKEFIHEYEELGHCHEIHEAQDPPQQRAYYLPHHAVLRPSSSSTKCRVVFDASAKAAPSEFSLNDVLQVGPVVQNDLHFIVLRFRRNKIAFSGDVSKMYRQIRHAEEDQRFLRIFWRDHPSQPLRVLELSTVTYGTAAAPFLATRCLVQLVAEDGNAFPVASRIVLEETYMDDVLSGADSVDEAIEAQRELKQLLAQGGFPIRKWCSNSQRFLEQIPEEDREKKVKLEEKGVNETIKVLGVCWDPNADIFFISYHPELSSTEQQLTKRIMYSEIARLFDPLGLVSPVVVLAKLLTQRLWKQKIGWDDPVDEATRKEWQDLQKSLSQLHRIAIPRCVTFDGVVACEIHGFSDASSYAYGACIYLRSLFPDGSAKLQLLTSKSKLAPLHDLSIPRKELCAALLLTRLLKRVLPALNMKLREIVLWCDSTIVLAWIGKPLNQLQLFVRNRIAVIQEETSGCKWEYVRSQFNPADVISRGQLPEALEVNSLWWNGPEMLQRVDYETSSLPPLPDDELPELKDVVSSVVVSIEPLTFFNKFSHFRKIQRIMGYVLRFIENCRKPAPLRELRRHLTVKELRLSTEAVIRVIQHVHLADEIRRVMENQPCKKLANLRPIYVDGLLRVGGRLDKSLLPFENRHPIILPNKDPVVRLLIRQMHAEHLHIGQTGLLNVLRQRYWLIHARSTIRAVTKNCVRCFRLNPTNTNQLMGDLPASRVVPSPPFAITGLDYAGPIMIKQGSRRPVITKAYVCVFVCMTTKAVHLEAVSDLSTDAFLASLKRFIGRRGMVQQLNSDNATNFRGANHELKSLFEQFHNQQSVDAIQEFCRSKEIEWHFIPPDAPEFGGLWEAAVKSAKTHLKRIVGNVKLNFEELSTVLTEIEAVLNSRPLFAVSNDPADPMVITPAHYLIGRPLTALAEPSLEDVRATRLSRWQHLQLMREHFWRAWSRDYLNTLQPRKKNLRAMPNIRKGLVVLLHDRNQPPLNWKMGRVTSVYPGKDGLVRAVDVFTGGATYRRAVNKISVLPIEDNCS; encoded by the exons atgGGACCAGAGACGCGATCGCAAAAACGCGCGGAAGTGGACAAAATGGCGACCAAGCAACAGGAATTGGAAAAGGCGATTCGTTTACGATCACATGTAAAGAGTAAACTTCTGCGCTTACAAAACACGCTGTTGCAAGCTAAGGATATTACGCATCCACAATTGCAAGTATTTGAGCAAAACGCTACCTCGATCTATGACGATTATTGCAAATTCCATACGAGCATAATCGGTCTGATTACTGACGATGCGATGGAAGAACATGAGAAAGAATATACTGATTTCGAAGAACTGAACAATACTGCCTTGACCAAGATTTGTGAGCTGAAACTGTCGATGGAAACGGAGGAGGAAAAGATAACCTCACCACCCCAGGTGATCTTCCAGCAAAAGCCGCTAAAAATCCCGATTCCAACCTTCGATGGTACTTATACAGCATGGCCTAAGTTCAAAGCCATATTCCAGGACTTGATGGCCAATTCTGGAGACAGCGAGGCCGTAAAGTTGTACCATCTTGATAAAGCGCTCACCGGAGAAGCTGCAGGAATATTAGATGCGAAAGTGATAAATGAAGGCAACTATGAACACGCATGGCAAATACTAACCGAGAGATACGAAAACAAGCGTATCATTATCGACACCCATATTCGCGGTTTATTCTCCCTGAAGAAAATGACATCAGAAACTCATCATGAATTGCGCACCTTGGTTCAGGAAGCTTCACGTCATGTGGAGAGTTTGAAATATCTAGGACAAGAACTGCTAGGAATTTCAGACCTGATGATAGTTCATCTGTTAGTGGCAGCACTTGACAAATCCACTCGGAAGGCATGGGAGGgtacgcaaaacaaaagagaactGCCAAACTATCATCAAACGATTGAGTTTTTGAAATCTCGGTGCcgaattttggaaaattgtgaaACAGCCTTTCCAGTTACAACTAATAGTAATCTTAAGCCGCAGCAGACCAGCCAGGTTAAGAATATACCACAGAAAAGCCATGCCGCTTCCTCTATTATTCCGCAGTCATGTGAATTTTGTGGTGGCTCTCATCGAAACCACCAGTGCACTGAGTTGAATACCCTTACTTCCACTCAAAAAATGGAACGGATTCGCGCTGCAGGAGTATGTTTCAATTGCCTACAGAAAGGACATCGTGTTCGAGAATGTCCATCTACAATGAATTGCCGTAAGTGTCAACGACGGCACCGCACAATAATTCACGAAGAAGGCGCTCTCCAGCGAACTACCAGCTTCAATTTGACTCAACCTGCTGAAACCGCAGACAGGTTGCCATTTGTTCCTGCAACGTCAACCCAGAAGACAAATCGTGTTACCAACCCTGTATCCAGCACCTGCTCATCGAATTTGGTCCAGTCATGTAAGACAGTTCTACTTCAAACAGCCTTGGTACAAGTGTTTGACTACAAGAACCAGCCTCATCTTTGTCGAGTCCTTCTAGACAGTGGCTCACAAGTGAATTTTGTGTCAGAAGAACTCAGCAACCGCCTTGGAGTAAGAACTACACCAGCGAATGTACCGATCTCAGGCATCAACGCCTTACGAACCCTTGCTCGCGAGAAG CAAACCAATCATGCTTCCATCGAAGCCGTGGAAGAAATGATGCAACAGTTCTGGAAAATTGAGGAGGTTCCCGACGTACCTAAGCTGGCCAAGGAAGAGATGGCTTGTGAAGAGCATTTCTTATCAACCTACAACCGTGATGAAACCGGACGTTTCGTGGTCCGACTACCGTTTAAGGATACCCTTCAACAACTGAATTCTTGCCGTGCACTTGCACAAAAGCGATTCCTTATGCTAGAAAGACGTCTTGCCCGTCATCCTGATCTACAGAATCAGTATAAGGAGTTCATCCACGAGTATGAGGAGCTTGGACATTGCCATGAAATCCACGAAGCCCAAGATCCCCCACAACAACGTGCATATTACCTGCCCCACCACGCAGTATTGAGGCCGTCCAGCTCAAGCACGAAGTGTCGAGTAGTGTTTGATGCCAGCGCCAAAGCGGCGCCTTCTGAATTCTCTCTCAACGACGTGCTGCAAGTGGGTCCCGTAGTACAAAACGATCTTCATTTTATTGTGCTGCGGTTCCGTAGAAACAAAATTGCGTTTTCTGGTGATGTTTCCAAGATGTATCGTCAGATACGTCACGCTGAGGAAGATCAACGATTCCTTCGTATCTTTTGGAGAGATCATCCGTCGCAACCATTGCGAGTTTTGGAACTGAGTACTGTCACCTACGGTACTGCCGCTGCACCGTTTTTAGCTACAAGGTGTCTGGTGCAATTGGTAGCAGAGGATGGTAATGCGTTTCCTGTTGCCTCGAGAATCGTCTTGGAAGAAACATACATGGACGATGTACTGTCTGGTGCGGACTCAGTAGACGAAGCGATCGAAGCTCAACGTGAACTAAAGCAGCTCCTAGCGCAAGGAGGTTTTCCTATCCGCAAATGGTGTTCGAATTCGCAAAGGTTTCTCGAGCAGATACCTGAAGAGGACCGTGAGAAAAAGGTGAAGCTGGAAGAAAAAGGAGTTAACGAAACCATCAAGGTGCTCGGAGTATGTTGGGATCCGAACGCTGACATATTTTTCATATCCTACCACCCGGAGCTCTCTTCAACCGAACAGCAACTTACAAAGCGAATAATGTATTCCGAGATAGCTAGATTATTCGATCCACTCGGTCTGGTGTCACCTGTCGTTGTTTTAGCAAAGCTCCTAACACAACGACTGTGGAAGCAGAAGATTGGCTGGGATGATCCAGTCGACGAAGCTACAAGAAAGGAGTGGCAAGATCTGCAGAAATCTTTGTCACAATTGCACCGCATAGCAATTCCAAGATGTGTAACTTTCGATGGAGTAGTTGCATGTGAGATACATGGATTCTCCGATGCCTCATCTTACGCATACGGCGCATGCATCTACCTTAGAAGTTTGTTTCCAGATGGTTCAGCAAAGTTACAACTCCTAACTAGTAAATCGAAGCTTGCTCCACTGCATGACCTCTCCATCCCACGAAAGGAGTTATGCGCAGCCCTCTTGCTTACCAGACTGTTGAAAAGAGTACTACCAGCCCTGAATATGAAGCTCCGAGAAATTGTGTTATGGTGTGATAGCACAATTGTTCTGGCCTGGATTGGTAAACCGCTCAATCAATTGCAGCTGTTTGTTCGTAATCGGATCGCTGTGATTCAGGAAGAGACGAGTGGCTGCAAATGGGAATACGTCCGTTCCCAGTTCAATCCAGCCGACGTTATATCCCGAGGACAACTGCCCGAGGCTCTAGAAGTAAACAGTCTTTGGTGGAACGGTCCCGAAATGCTGCAGCGAGTAGACTACGAAACATCCTCGCTACCTCCGCTCCCAGATGATGAATTGCCTGAATTGAAGGATGTAGTTTCGTCTGTGGTTGTAAGTATCGAGCCACTAACGTTCTTCAACAAATTCAGTCATTTTAGGAAAATTCAACGGATAATGGGATATGTACTCCGATTCATTGAAAACTGCCGTAAGCCTGCTCCACTACGAGAACTTCGCCGTCATTTAACTGTTAAAGAGTTACGTCTTTCGACCGAAGCAGTCATCAGAGTAATCCAACACGTTCATTTGGCGGACGAGATACGACGAGTAATGGAAAACCAACCCTGTAAGAAGCTAGCAAACCTTCGCCCAATCTATGTCGACGGGTTGCTACGTGTAGGAGGTCGCTTAGATAAATCCTTGCTTCCGTTCGAGAATCGCCATCCAATCATTCTACCCAATAAGGATCCAGTTGTACGTTTGCTGATTCGACAGATGCATGCGGAACATCTTCATATTGGGCAAACGGGCCTATTAAACGTACTGAGACAACGATATTGGCTTATCCACGCCCGTTCGACTATTCGGGCTGTTACGAAAAATTGCGTGAGATGTTTCCGACTGAACCCGACAAACACTAACCAGCTGATGGGAGATTTACCCGCTTCCAGGGTTGTACCTTCACCGCCATTCGCTATCACGGGATTGGACTACGCTGGTCCAATCATGATAAAACAAGGGTCACGCCGTCCAGTGATCACCAAGGCCtatgtgtgcgtatttgtatGCATGACTACCAAAGCTGTGCATTTAGAAGCAGTATCCGACTTAAGCACCGATGCTTTCCTGGCTTCCCTAAAGCGTTTCATCGGTCGTCGTGGAATGGTTCAGCAGCTTAACTCtgataatgcaacaaatttcaGAGGAGCCAACCACGAACTCAAGAGTCTTTTTGAGCAGTTCCACAATCAGCAGTCGGTGGATGCCATTCAGGAGTTTTGTCGGTCCAAGGAAATTGAATGGCATTTCATACCACCAGATGCTCCCGAGTTTGGTGGCCTCTGGGAGGCTGCCGTGAAATCTGCAAAGACCCATCTAAAACGCATCGTCGGCAACGTCAAGTTGAATTTTGAAGAGCTGAGCACGGTCTTGACTGAGATAGAAGCAGTTCTCAACTCTCGTCCATTATTCGCTGTGTCCAACGATCCTGCGGACCCGATGGTAATTACCCCCGCCCACTACTTGATAGGACGACCCTTAACCGCCCTGGCTGAGCCGTCTTTGGAAGATGTACGAGCCACCCGGTTGTCTCGTTGGCAGCATCTTCAGCTCATGCGCGAGCATTTTTGGCGCGCATGGAGCCGCGACTATCTCAACACTCTGcagccaagaaagaagaaccTGCGAGCCATGCCTAACATCCGGAAGGGTTTGGTTGTTCTTCTTCACGATCGAAATCAGCCACCTCTAAACTGGAAGATGGGTCGAGTTACGTCGGTCTACCCTGGCAAGGATGGTTTGGTTCGCGCTGTTGACGTGTTCACGGGAGGAGCTACTTATCGCCGCGCTGTGAACAAAATCTCGGTACTACCCATCGAAGATAACTGTTCCTGA